One stretch of Gammaproteobacteria bacterium DNA includes these proteins:
- the mreD gene encoding rod shape-determining protein MreD encodes MRQSSTLALTIALTLLGAIVLAIVPMPDWLRPYRPEWVLLVLMYWSMALPASVGVGVAWSTGLLMDAIQGSLLGQHALGFAVTVYIVLHLYQRVRVFPLAQQAATVALLLVPYLGISHWVLGMSGHAPGTALYWAPLLSSALAWPLIFPVLRSLRRRAIRF; translated from the coding sequence ATGCGTCAATCATCCACACTAGCGCTCACGATCGCACTCACACTGCTCGGCGCCATCGTACTCGCCATCGTTCCGATGCCGGACTGGCTTCGCCCGTACCGACCGGAGTGGGTGCTGCTCGTGCTGATGTATTGGAGCATGGCGCTGCCCGCCTCGGTCGGTGTGGGAGTTGCCTGGTCGACGGGACTGCTGATGGATGCGATACAGGGATCGCTGCTCGGCCAGCACGCGCTCGGTTTCGCCGTTACGGTCTACATCGTGCTGCACCTGTACCAGCGGGTCAGGGTCTTTCCCCTTGCGCAACAGGCCGCCACTGTCGCGTTGCTGCTCGTTCCCTACCTGGGCATCTCACACTGGGTGCTAGGAATGAGCGGGCATGCCCCTGGCACCGCGCTATACTGGGCACCCCTGCTATCCAGCGCACTGGCCTGGCCTCTGATATTTCCCGTGCTGCGGTCACTGCGCCGGCGGGCGATCCGGTTCTAG